In Atribacterota bacterium, the genomic stretch GCCGATTTTTGAAATTCTTAAAGAAGCAAATGTTAATAGAGTATGGGATGCATCTAAAGTTATAAGTGTGATAGATCATGCTATACCTCCTCCAAATAAGTATTTTGCAGAACAGTATAAAATTGTTCGAGAAATGTTAAGGGAATTTGATATTTCTACAGCTTATGGAGAAAGAGCAGGTATTTGTCATCAGATTATCGTTGAAAAAGGACATGTCATTCCAGGTATACTGATTTTGGGTAACGATTCACATACTACAACATATGGAGCAATTGGAGCTGCTGGAGCTGGCATTGGTTATACGGAAATGGCTTATCTATTAAAAAAGGGTTCTATTTGGCTAAAAGTACCGCAAACTATAAAATTTAATCTTATCGGAAAATTAAAACATATGGTTATGTCCAAAGATATTTTTCTTTATATAGCTGGGGAATATTCTAGCGAGGTAGCTCAGTACAAAGCCGTAGAATTTACAGGTGACGGGGCGCATGAGCTCAGTATTGCTAGTAGAATGACTATGAGCAATATGGGGGTTGAAATTGGTGCCAAGTTCGCCTTTTTTGAAGCAGATGAAAAAACACTTGAATTTCTTAGAGAAAAAAATAATCTATCTCTAAAAACTTTTAAAGCTGATCCAGATGCTAGTTATGAAAAGGAATTTAATATAGATGTTAGCAGTCTTGAACCCCAAGTTGCCTTTCCGCATAAAGTTGATAATGTAAAACCCATAAGTGAAGTGGAAGAAATAAAAATTGATCAAGCTTTTCTTGGATCATGTACTAATTCAAGATTTGAAGATTTAGAAATAGCTGCCAATATATTAAAGAATAGGAAAGTTCATCCTAGTGTTAGAATGGTGATTATACCTGCCTCTTGGGAGATCTATTCCGAGACAATGCACAAAGGATTAATAGATATTTTCATAAATGCTGGAGCCTTAATTGGACCTCCTGGATGTGGTCCATGTTGTGGTAATCATTTAGGTATCCTAGGATCAGGCGAGAGGTGTATTGGAAGTCATAACAGGAATTTTAAAGGTAGAATGGGTAGTAATAAAGCTGAAATATATCTCGGGTCTCCTGCCACAGTTGCTGCTTCAGCTTTAGAAGGAAAAATTGCTGATCCACGGACTTATATATAAGTAATTAATATGATAGGAGGAATCACTCGTGAGCTTTGTCATCAAAGGTAGAGTATGGGTTTTTGGAAATGATATTAGCACAGACCTTATGGCACCTGGGATAGATCGATGGGCTTCTTGGAAAGAAGCAAAATGCCATGTTCTGGAAGTTGTGAATCCTAGTTTTCCTAAAGAGGTCAAAGAGGGTGATATCATAGTAGCTGGTAGAAATTTTGGATGCGGTTCCAGCCGAGAAAGGGCACCAAGAAATTTAATGAACTTGGGTATAAAGTGTATAATTGGAG encodes the following:
- a CDS encoding 3-isopropylmalate dehydratase large subunit produces the protein MGMTMAEKILKRASGKSHIKAGDYVNANVDLAFIIEGAPIFEILKEANVNRVWDASKVISVIDHAIPPPNKYFAEQYKIVREMLREFDISTAYGERAGICHQIIVEKGHVIPGILILGNDSHTTTYGAIGAAGAGIGYTEMAYLLKKGSIWLKVPQTIKFNLIGKLKHMVMSKDIFLYIAGEYSSEVAQYKAVEFTGDGAHELSIASRMTMSNMGVEIGAKFAFFEADEKTLEFLREKNNLSLKTFKADPDASYEKEFNIDVSSLEPQVAFPHKVDNVKPISEVEEIKIDQAFLGSCTNSRFEDLEIAANILKNRKVHPSVRMVIIPASWEIYSETMHKGLIDIFINAGALIGPPGCGPCCGNHLGILGSGERCIGSHNRNFKGRMGSNKAEIYLGSPATVAASALEGKIADPRTYI
- a CDS encoding 3-isopropylmalate dehydratase, coding for MSFVIKGRVWVFGNDISTDLMAPGIDRWASWKEAKCHVLEVVNPSFPKEVKEGDIIVAGRNFGCGSSRERAPRNLMNLGIKCIIGESFGRIFFRNSIALGIPIIYCQNVSSIFEQGDVAVIDIENALVLNHSKNLSLKCKPLSVQIIEMLKEGGIVPLLKKQR